The nucleotide sequence AGCTTTAAATGATGTAGTAGTAAAAAATGGAGTTACAGCGAGAGTAATAAAATTGAGACTGGAAGTAAATAACCAGTATGTTGCCACATATGTGGGAGATGGGTTAATTATTTCCACTCCTACAGGTTCCACAGCCTATTCCTTAGCTGCCAATGGTCCCATAGTTCACCCGGATTTAGCGCTTATCATCTTGTCACCTATTTGTCCCCATACTTTGGCTTTACGCCCATTGATTATTTCGTCTAAGGATACGGTTAAGATTAGGGTTGAGACTGACCATGATGAGGTTATTCTTACTATGGATGGGCAGGAAAACATTCCCTTGAAGTTGGGAGATTTGGTTCAAGTAAGAAAAGCAAAGGAAAGATTAAAACTAATTGTCCCTGAAAAGAAAAGTTATTACCAGGTGTTGAGGACGAAGATGAAGTGGGGGGGGAGGTAGGATAGAAAAGGGCTTAATTTGTTCGACACCGGGAAATTTTTTACGCTTGAAAACTTCGGCCTCTGCAGGGTGCAGAATCAAACTCCCCTTCGGGTCGAACAAGATTCTGCTTGGAAGCTAATGTAGTCGGCCTTGTTTACTCGCTAAAATTTCCAATGTTTCTCACAAATCAAGCCCTTTTCTTGTTTGGAAGCGAAGTTTTTGCTAAAATTTCTAA is from bacterium and encodes:
- a CDS encoding NAD(+) kinase, whose protein sequence is ALNDVVVKNGVTARVIKLRLEVNNQYVATYVGDGLIISTPTGSTAYSLAANGPIVHPDLALIILSPICPHTLALRPLIISSKDTVKIRVETDHDEVILTMDGQENIPLKLGDLVQVRKAKERLKLIVPEKKSYYQVLRTKMKWGGR